Proteins from one Denticeps clupeoides unplaced genomic scaffold, fDenClu1.1, whole genome shotgun sequence genomic window:
- the tasora gene encoding protein TASOR isoform X2, with product MACRDGRTGARVLAADAIAETVQDGAGPACNPAGCPEMPRSVEESPRLNFHIPRKNKEKRALLQVVSSDSREGVDILNIITSGYMDTSSLGSYVYTKPQVITSELQEKEFIEKRRELKLDGRTEKEMTESYCFLLCESYKLQSICEKGLCVGHSWMNILGNAAKGIYLCKYSDLLQINPFDVGYTGQIIIFKVIKGKMKSISENMGKNLDPTPNFDSHVSKNAARVVSPLTYRAFEHTQHYFYEYSDVDVRPRPRQVCPYAVMSFQFKGKEAAPVPKPMPPLRSNSYSSTKVKKSYTVWSGQLVNQGKTAFHVSFRSHSHPILPFKLPDKIEIGTVMSLDLIKLRVPFTLFSCDVYSGSQEVFKKDAHCCLFEMVDKSNSGLDVLLYKLEQKGLVLVNTLTDQGFLILLSSGQMLNLNEKQEGWKNTKLHALFVFKTSRDVTKNIPKPSGVPELPANHMPLLPWVNAFVPALHYALNKAHCNPTSDLSEGVQSQAREYLKGNHEGQQWPRVRLDYDTSDREHSATRQRVCFNWEGIMRSYIYNPNLYLIPIVKASNMMQDIPVSTSDQSGGKQGEQNPAMVKDLLTLIQMSKRKGEQDLEPTEAHGVKRKLDDEEGAVASKCARVEPVNNPTSMEDGNQTSPSLTEMLNSMGLPDTDLRRDGSQEALKLLQMLETFNRSNPAETEPNLAETSAGRDGNGCAEKILFDSIVKLGLPTNCDLDLRNSDNKEKTDKFEEETAGSMSSLEAFSPCSDSGHQRGANILEEKSIPWVLIPITGLKNDGYCPRHQDMLPQDPRSGPTTGTLTETPQHLQPAIISDSKTAASCRDESTLRDQPVALETEEESQPEQEVDSEQDAPRNLTDELKSSHWKEHCSSLLGSFDTIVDEQLSDFSAGMRELLRAERVYYNALSSPHDSRPPVQTPMRPFSEYVSHFYTPVPLYNYVRTLRSDLTSYIDSHVRSSCSTADSQIPSPRSPLHNTDRLPSRSHSQCPSSQASRPSSRNQKGALELKRPQPAQELSPAARPESLERLNGRAYADSAVGRASPQTDGSKRTEQLSRDSSGLVDCEPLSLSLTSVINQLNPEIITSLSAIIKGVQDNAIHFYVHSEENVISAELKDYLRRLGNSECNPWDYLKKNRMHSDKLLIITRNEDIADRVHTIPGLVTLKKMPSVSFAGVDSLDDIKNHTYNELFVSGGFIVSDDFVLNPDFITQERLQKLLEFLNHVNSPESSWRWKVHCKTLKKLREQSRVRRDALNLLKLLTEHQKKHMVDFLPYHDCDAPTHTTADLECLVKLQAQHTQHRHLIFLTERCLDLFPQHPRSGIVVASINDVLQSFTSLTGFHDVEKNSPLLDNQVSHTSDLKDHPEHTPLGSEDFVSTKGPGSSRFTDQNQVFLPSDSSQPAHADLQELDFEALKSTIFQFKATRTSRMHPPTEADDDGDTPSAFNVDTKQSFLDSGLRVSSSLPQVKAQPSQENRENSTFQTGQEDITTSVNGQLATTNRETQAGGLSDFSDTSCPLQGQTVTSTQQSPVAHFPLRMDSVKSEGKSDDTPQISYTVPEKRGDTTTTPENSTATGTGHKESVSTTSEMESEETPTSACLETHAQNFSTVEAHFGYPWATTPLSFTMRGGNALQSHGLLPAVQGPMDFATQALGPNVSNTTSAMGLQNLMGGVVTHSGLHGFLPNSNVPAAWDHFPQGGDVANMWGVQRARFMHGFTWRTGFSSQGNGFRHFRGAFGGW from the exons tTTATTGAAAAGAGGCGTGAGCTGAAGCTGGATGGCCGGACGGAGAAAGAGATGACCGAGTCCTACTGTTTCCTGCTTTGTGAAAGCTATAAG CTGCAGTCCATCTGTGAGAAGGGGCTGTGTGTCGGTCACAGCTGGATGAACATTCTGGGAAATGCCGCCAAAg gtATTTATCTGTGCAAATACTCCGACCTGCTGCAGATTAACCCCTTTGATGTGGGTTACACTGGACAAATAATTATCTTCAAAGTGATCAAG GGCAAAATGAAAAGCATCTCTGAAAACATGGGCAAAAATCTGGACCCAACGCCTAATTTTGATAGCCACGTCTCTAAGAATGCAGCTCGGGTGGTGTCCCCTCTGACTTACAGGGCTTTTGAACACACACAG CATTATTTCTATGAGTACTCTGACGTTGACGTCAGACCACGGCCAAGGCAAGTGTGTCCATATGCAGTCATGTCCTTTCAGTTCAAAGGCAAAGAAGCTGCCCCTGTGCCCAAACCTATGCCACCCCTCAG gtCCAACAGCTACTCCTCAACCAAAG TGAAGAAGAGTTATACAGTTTGGAGTGGGCAGCTCGTGAATCAGGGGAAGACTGCTTTCCACGTATCTTTCCGGTCCCACTCTCACCCCATCCTGCCTTTCAAACT CCCGGACAAGATCGAGATTGGGACCGTTATGAGTCTGGACCTGATCAAGCTGAGGGTCCCCTTCACCCTCTTTTCCTGCGATGTATACAGTGGAAGCCAGGAAG TGTTTAAGAAAGACGCCCACTGCTGCCTGTTTGAGATGGTGGATAAAAGCAACTCGGGCTTGGATGTGCTGCTTTACAAGCTTGAGCAAAAAGGACTG GTTTTGGTCAACACATTGACTGACCAAGGTTTCCTCATTCTGCTGTCTTCTGGACAGATGCTCAACCTCAATG AGAAGCAGGAAgggtggaaaaacacaaaactgcaCGCGCTTTTTGTGTTTAAAACCTCGAGGGATGTGACTAAGAACA taCCAAAACCCTCCGGCGTCCCCGAGCTGCCTGCAAACCACATGCCCCTCCTGCCCTGGGTTAATGCGTTTGTGCCCGCACTGCACTATGCCCTCAACAAGGCGCACTGCAATCCCACATCTGATCTGAGTGAAGGTGTCCAGTCCCAGGCAAGAGAGTACCTGAAGGGGAACCACGAGGGCCAGCAGTGGCCACGGGTCCGACTTGACTATGATACCAGTGACCGGGAGCACTCTGCAACACGACAGAGGGTCTGCTTCAACTGGGAGGGCATCATGCGCTCCTACATCTACAATCCCAACCTGTATCTCATCCCCATCGTCAAGGCCAGCAACATGATGCAGGACATTCCCGTCTCCACCTCAGACCAATCAGGGGGCAAGCAGGGAGAACAGAACCCTGCCATGGTGAAAGACCTGCTGACACTCATACAGATGAGTAAGAGGAAAGGGGAGCAGGATCTTGAACCCACTGAGGCCCATGGGGTGAAGAGGAAGCTGGATGATGAAGAGGGGGCTGTTGCAAGCAAGTGTGCCAGGGTGGAGCCTGTCAACAACCCTACATCGATGGAAG ATGGAAACCAGACTTCGCCCTCGTTGACCGAGATGCTGAACTCTATGGGCTTGCCTGACACCGACTTGAGGAGGGATGGATCCCAAGAAGCTctgaagctgttgcagatgcTAGAGACATTTAACCGATCCAACCCAGCCGAGACCGAGCCCAACCTGGCAGAGACATCGGCAGGCAGAGACGGCAATGGCTGTGCAGAAAAGATTTTATTTGACAGCATAGTGAAGCTTGGCCTTCCCACCAACTGTGACCTAGACCTTCGGAATTCGGACAACAAGGAGAAGACTGACAAGTTTGAG GAGGAGACCGCAGGCAGCATGAGCAGTCTGGAAGCGTTCAGCCCCTGCTCAGACAGTGGCCATCAACGTGGGGCCAATATCCTGGAGGAGAAATCCATCCCTTGGGTTCTAATACCAATCACTG GTTTAAAGAATGATGGCTACTGCCCAAGACACCAGGATATGCTTCCACAAGACCCACGCTCTGGACCAACTACTGGCACCTTGACTGAAACACCTCAGCACCTGCAGCCTGCGATCATCTCTGATTCTAAAACCGCTGCAAGCTGCCGTGATGAATCAACTTTGAGGGATCAGCCCGTTGCCTTAGAAACGGAGGAAGAGTCGCAGCCAGAGCAGGAGGTAGATTCAGAGCAGGATGCTCCAAGGAATCTGACTGATGAGCTGAAGTCGTCCCACTGGAAGGAGCATTGCTCCAGCCTGCTGGGGTCCTTTGACACGATTGTTGATGAGCAGCTAAGTGATTTCTCTGCTGGAATGAGGGAGCTTCTAAGAGCAGAGCGGGTTTACTACAACGCTTTATCCTCCCCACATGACTCCAGGCCGCCTGTGCAAACTCCCATGAGGCCCTTTTCCGAGTATGTCTCTCATTTCTACACCCCAGTACCCCTTTACAACTATGTCCGAACTCTGCGCAGCGATTTGACGTCCTATATTGACTCCCACGTTCGGTCTTCCTGCTCTACTGCAGATTCACAGATTCCTAGTCCTCGTTCTCCTCTTCACAACACGGACCGTCTTCCGTCTCGCTCCCATTCCCAGTGCCCATCTTCTCAAGCTTCCCGTCCCTCATCTCGGAACCAGAAAGGTGCGCTTGAGCTCAAGCGTCCCCAGCCAGCCCAGGAGCTGTCCCCAGCAGCCAGGCCAGAGAGTCTAGAGCGTTTGAATGGTAGGGCGTATGCTGATTCTGCTGTAGGACGTGCCAGTCCTCAGACCGACGGATCGAAGAGGACAGAGCAGCTCTCCAGAGACTCTTCTGGACTGGTGGACTGTGAGCCGTTAAGTTTGTCACTGACAAGTGTCATCAACCAGCTCAATCCTGAGATAATCACCAGTCTTTCTGCGATAATCAAGGGAGTGCAGGATAACGCAATCCACTTCTACGTCCATTCAGAGGAAAACGTCATCAGTGCTGAGCTCAAA GACTATCTACGGAGACTGGGAAATTCCGAGTGCAACCCCTGGGACTATCTGAAGAAGAACAGAATGCATTCAGACAAACTTCTGATTATCACTCGAAATGAAGACATTGCTGATCGTGTTCACACG ATCCCTGGATTGGTGACGCTAAAGAAGATGCCCTCTGTGAGTTTTGCTGGAGTGGACAGCTTAGATGACATCAAAAACCACACATACAACGAGCTGTTCGTGTCAGGAGGCTTCATCGTCTCTGACGATTTTGTGCTCAATCCAGACTTTATAACACAGG AGAGGCTGCAAAAACTTCTGGAATTCCTGAATCACGTGAACAGCCCTGAGAGTTCGTGGAGGTGGAAAGTACACTGCAAAACTCTGAAAAAACTCCGAGAACAAAGCAG GGTGAGGAGAGATGCTCTGAACCTGCTGAAGCTGCTCACTGAACATCAGAAGAAGCACATGGTGGACTTCCTGCCCTATCATGACTGTGATgctcccacacacactactgctgACCTGGAGTGTCTGGTGAAGCTGCAGGCACAGCACACGCAACACCGGCACCTCATCTTCCTCACAG AGCGATGTTTAGATCTGTTCCCTCAACATCCCAGAAGTGGAATTGTAGTTGCCAGCATCAACGACGTCCTCCAGAGTTTCACCAGCCTCACTGGTTTTCACGACGTTGAAAAAAACTCGCCGCTTTTGGACAATCAGGTCTCTCATACGTCGG ATTTAAAGGATCACCCTGAGCACACACCTTTGGGCTCAGAAGATTTCGTGTCAACAAAGGGACCGGGCTCCTCCAGATTCACAGATCAGAATCAAGTTTTTCTTCCATCAGACTCCAGCCAGCCTGCTCATGCCGACCTTCAGGAACTGGACTTTGAAGCTCTTAAGTCCACCATTTTCCAGTTCAAAGCCACCCGCACTAGCAGGATGCATCCACCCACTGAGGCTGATGATGATGGAGACACTCCAAGTGCTTTCAATGTTGATACCAAACAGAGTTTCCTTGATTCTGGGTTGCGGGTGTCCTCCAGCCTTCCCCAAGTCAAAGCCCAGCCCTCTCAGGAAAACCGGGAAAACTCCACTTTCCAGACTGGCCAGGAGGACATCACTACCTCAGTCAATGGCCAGTTGGCCACCACCAATAGGGAGACCCAAGCAGGTGGACTGAGTGACTTTTCTGACACCTCCTGTCCTTTACAGGGCCAAACTGTCACCAGCACTCAGCAAAGTCCAGTTGCCCATTTTCCCCTCAGGATGGACAGTGTGAAGAGTGAAGGAAAGAGCGATGACACACCGCAAATCAGTTATACAGTCCCAGAAAAGAGGGGGGATACCACCACGACCCCTGAAAATTCCACAGCTACTGGCACTGGACATAAAGAGTCAGTGTCTACAACATCTGAGATGGAAAGTGAGGAGACTCCCACTTCTGCTTGCCTTGAGACCCATGCTCAGAACTTCTCCACCGTGGAGGCCCATTTTGGGTATCCGTGGGCAACTACACCTTTAAGCTTTACAATGCGGGGTGGGAATGCACTGCAGAGCCATGGCTTGTTACCAGCGGTTCAAGGCCCCATGGACTTTGCCACTCAAGCCCTTGGACCTAACGTTAGCAACACAACATCGGCCATGGGCCTCCAAAATCTGATGGGTGGGGTTGTGACGCATAGTGGACTCCATGGATTTCTGCCAAACAGCAATGTGCCTGCGGCCTGGGACCATTTTCCTCAGGGGGGTGATGTGGCCAACATGTGGGGTGTCCAGAGAGCACGGTTCATGCATGGCTTCACCTGGAGGACTGGTTTTTCCTCACAGGGAAATGGTTTCAGACATTTCAGAGGAGCCTTTGGTGGCTGGTGA
- the tasora gene encoding protein TASOR isoform X1 encodes MACRDGRTGARVLAADAIAETVQDGAGPACNPAGCPEMPRSVEESPRLNFHIPRKNKEKRALLQVVSSDSREGVDILNIITSGYMDTSSLGSYVYTKPQVITSELQEKEVLGFIEKRRELKLDGRTEKEMTESYCFLLCESYKLQSICEKGLCVGHSWMNILGNAAKGIYLCKYSDLLQINPFDVGYTGQIIIFKVIKGKMKSISENMGKNLDPTPNFDSHVSKNAARVVSPLTYRAFEHTQHYFYEYSDVDVRPRPRQVCPYAVMSFQFKGKEAAPVPKPMPPLRSNSYSSTKVKKSYTVWSGQLVNQGKTAFHVSFRSHSHPILPFKLPDKIEIGTVMSLDLIKLRVPFTLFSCDVYSGSQEVFKKDAHCCLFEMVDKSNSGLDVLLYKLEQKGLVLVNTLTDQGFLILLSSGQMLNLNEKQEGWKNTKLHALFVFKTSRDVTKNIPKPSGVPELPANHMPLLPWVNAFVPALHYALNKAHCNPTSDLSEGVQSQAREYLKGNHEGQQWPRVRLDYDTSDREHSATRQRVCFNWEGIMRSYIYNPNLYLIPIVKASNMMQDIPVSTSDQSGGKQGEQNPAMVKDLLTLIQMSKRKGEQDLEPTEAHGVKRKLDDEEGAVASKCARVEPVNNPTSMEDGNQTSPSLTEMLNSMGLPDTDLRRDGSQEALKLLQMLETFNRSNPAETEPNLAETSAGRDGNGCAEKILFDSIVKLGLPTNCDLDLRNSDNKEKTDKFEEETAGSMSSLEAFSPCSDSGHQRGANILEEKSIPWVLIPITGLKNDGYCPRHQDMLPQDPRSGPTTGTLTETPQHLQPAIISDSKTAASCRDESTLRDQPVALETEEESQPEQEVDSEQDAPRNLTDELKSSHWKEHCSSLLGSFDTIVDEQLSDFSAGMRELLRAERVYYNALSSPHDSRPPVQTPMRPFSEYVSHFYTPVPLYNYVRTLRSDLTSYIDSHVRSSCSTADSQIPSPRSPLHNTDRLPSRSHSQCPSSQASRPSSRNQKGALELKRPQPAQELSPAARPESLERLNGRAYADSAVGRASPQTDGSKRTEQLSRDSSGLVDCEPLSLSLTSVINQLNPEIITSLSAIIKGVQDNAIHFYVHSEENVISAELKDYLRRLGNSECNPWDYLKKNRMHSDKLLIITRNEDIADRVHTIPGLVTLKKMPSVSFAGVDSLDDIKNHTYNELFVSGGFIVSDDFVLNPDFITQERLQKLLEFLNHVNSPESSWRWKVHCKTLKKLREQSRVRRDALNLLKLLTEHQKKHMVDFLPYHDCDAPTHTTADLECLVKLQAQHTQHRHLIFLTERCLDLFPQHPRSGIVVASINDVLQSFTSLTGFHDVEKNSPLLDNQVSHTSDLKDHPEHTPLGSEDFVSTKGPGSSRFTDQNQVFLPSDSSQPAHADLQELDFEALKSTIFQFKATRTSRMHPPTEADDDGDTPSAFNVDTKQSFLDSGLRVSSSLPQVKAQPSQENRENSTFQTGQEDITTSVNGQLATTNRETQAGGLSDFSDTSCPLQGQTVTSTQQSPVAHFPLRMDSVKSEGKSDDTPQISYTVPEKRGDTTTTPENSTATGTGHKESVSTTSEMESEETPTSACLETHAQNFSTVEAHFGYPWATTPLSFTMRGGNALQSHGLLPAVQGPMDFATQALGPNVSNTTSAMGLQNLMGGVVTHSGLHGFLPNSNVPAAWDHFPQGGDVANMWGVQRARFMHGFTWRTGFSSQGNGFRHFRGAFGGW; translated from the exons tTTATTGAAAAGAGGCGTGAGCTGAAGCTGGATGGCCGGACGGAGAAAGAGATGACCGAGTCCTACTGTTTCCTGCTTTGTGAAAGCTATAAG CTGCAGTCCATCTGTGAGAAGGGGCTGTGTGTCGGTCACAGCTGGATGAACATTCTGGGAAATGCCGCCAAAg gtATTTATCTGTGCAAATACTCCGACCTGCTGCAGATTAACCCCTTTGATGTGGGTTACACTGGACAAATAATTATCTTCAAAGTGATCAAG GGCAAAATGAAAAGCATCTCTGAAAACATGGGCAAAAATCTGGACCCAACGCCTAATTTTGATAGCCACGTCTCTAAGAATGCAGCTCGGGTGGTGTCCCCTCTGACTTACAGGGCTTTTGAACACACACAG CATTATTTCTATGAGTACTCTGACGTTGACGTCAGACCACGGCCAAGGCAAGTGTGTCCATATGCAGTCATGTCCTTTCAGTTCAAAGGCAAAGAAGCTGCCCCTGTGCCCAAACCTATGCCACCCCTCAG gtCCAACAGCTACTCCTCAACCAAAG TGAAGAAGAGTTATACAGTTTGGAGTGGGCAGCTCGTGAATCAGGGGAAGACTGCTTTCCACGTATCTTTCCGGTCCCACTCTCACCCCATCCTGCCTTTCAAACT CCCGGACAAGATCGAGATTGGGACCGTTATGAGTCTGGACCTGATCAAGCTGAGGGTCCCCTTCACCCTCTTTTCCTGCGATGTATACAGTGGAAGCCAGGAAG TGTTTAAGAAAGACGCCCACTGCTGCCTGTTTGAGATGGTGGATAAAAGCAACTCGGGCTTGGATGTGCTGCTTTACAAGCTTGAGCAAAAAGGACTG GTTTTGGTCAACACATTGACTGACCAAGGTTTCCTCATTCTGCTGTCTTCTGGACAGATGCTCAACCTCAATG AGAAGCAGGAAgggtggaaaaacacaaaactgcaCGCGCTTTTTGTGTTTAAAACCTCGAGGGATGTGACTAAGAACA taCCAAAACCCTCCGGCGTCCCCGAGCTGCCTGCAAACCACATGCCCCTCCTGCCCTGGGTTAATGCGTTTGTGCCCGCACTGCACTATGCCCTCAACAAGGCGCACTGCAATCCCACATCTGATCTGAGTGAAGGTGTCCAGTCCCAGGCAAGAGAGTACCTGAAGGGGAACCACGAGGGCCAGCAGTGGCCACGGGTCCGACTTGACTATGATACCAGTGACCGGGAGCACTCTGCAACACGACAGAGGGTCTGCTTCAACTGGGAGGGCATCATGCGCTCCTACATCTACAATCCCAACCTGTATCTCATCCCCATCGTCAAGGCCAGCAACATGATGCAGGACATTCCCGTCTCCACCTCAGACCAATCAGGGGGCAAGCAGGGAGAACAGAACCCTGCCATGGTGAAAGACCTGCTGACACTCATACAGATGAGTAAGAGGAAAGGGGAGCAGGATCTTGAACCCACTGAGGCCCATGGGGTGAAGAGGAAGCTGGATGATGAAGAGGGGGCTGTTGCAAGCAAGTGTGCCAGGGTGGAGCCTGTCAACAACCCTACATCGATGGAAG ATGGAAACCAGACTTCGCCCTCGTTGACCGAGATGCTGAACTCTATGGGCTTGCCTGACACCGACTTGAGGAGGGATGGATCCCAAGAAGCTctgaagctgttgcagatgcTAGAGACATTTAACCGATCCAACCCAGCCGAGACCGAGCCCAACCTGGCAGAGACATCGGCAGGCAGAGACGGCAATGGCTGTGCAGAAAAGATTTTATTTGACAGCATAGTGAAGCTTGGCCTTCCCACCAACTGTGACCTAGACCTTCGGAATTCGGACAACAAGGAGAAGACTGACAAGTTTGAG GAGGAGACCGCAGGCAGCATGAGCAGTCTGGAAGCGTTCAGCCCCTGCTCAGACAGTGGCCATCAACGTGGGGCCAATATCCTGGAGGAGAAATCCATCCCTTGGGTTCTAATACCAATCACTG GTTTAAAGAATGATGGCTACTGCCCAAGACACCAGGATATGCTTCCACAAGACCCACGCTCTGGACCAACTACTGGCACCTTGACTGAAACACCTCAGCACCTGCAGCCTGCGATCATCTCTGATTCTAAAACCGCTGCAAGCTGCCGTGATGAATCAACTTTGAGGGATCAGCCCGTTGCCTTAGAAACGGAGGAAGAGTCGCAGCCAGAGCAGGAGGTAGATTCAGAGCAGGATGCTCCAAGGAATCTGACTGATGAGCTGAAGTCGTCCCACTGGAAGGAGCATTGCTCCAGCCTGCTGGGGTCCTTTGACACGATTGTTGATGAGCAGCTAAGTGATTTCTCTGCTGGAATGAGGGAGCTTCTAAGAGCAGAGCGGGTTTACTACAACGCTTTATCCTCCCCACATGACTCCAGGCCGCCTGTGCAAACTCCCATGAGGCCCTTTTCCGAGTATGTCTCTCATTTCTACACCCCAGTACCCCTTTACAACTATGTCCGAACTCTGCGCAGCGATTTGACGTCCTATATTGACTCCCACGTTCGGTCTTCCTGCTCTACTGCAGATTCACAGATTCCTAGTCCTCGTTCTCCTCTTCACAACACGGACCGTCTTCCGTCTCGCTCCCATTCCCAGTGCCCATCTTCTCAAGCTTCCCGTCCCTCATCTCGGAACCAGAAAGGTGCGCTTGAGCTCAAGCGTCCCCAGCCAGCCCAGGAGCTGTCCCCAGCAGCCAGGCCAGAGAGTCTAGAGCGTTTGAATGGTAGGGCGTATGCTGATTCTGCTGTAGGACGTGCCAGTCCTCAGACCGACGGATCGAAGAGGACAGAGCAGCTCTCCAGAGACTCTTCTGGACTGGTGGACTGTGAGCCGTTAAGTTTGTCACTGACAAGTGTCATCAACCAGCTCAATCCTGAGATAATCACCAGTCTTTCTGCGATAATCAAGGGAGTGCAGGATAACGCAATCCACTTCTACGTCCATTCAGAGGAAAACGTCATCAGTGCTGAGCTCAAA GACTATCTACGGAGACTGGGAAATTCCGAGTGCAACCCCTGGGACTATCTGAAGAAGAACAGAATGCATTCAGACAAACTTCTGATTATCACTCGAAATGAAGACATTGCTGATCGTGTTCACACG ATCCCTGGATTGGTGACGCTAAAGAAGATGCCCTCTGTGAGTTTTGCTGGAGTGGACAGCTTAGATGACATCAAAAACCACACATACAACGAGCTGTTCGTGTCAGGAGGCTTCATCGTCTCTGACGATTTTGTGCTCAATCCAGACTTTATAACACAGG AGAGGCTGCAAAAACTTCTGGAATTCCTGAATCACGTGAACAGCCCTGAGAGTTCGTGGAGGTGGAAAGTACACTGCAAAACTCTGAAAAAACTCCGAGAACAAAGCAG GGTGAGGAGAGATGCTCTGAACCTGCTGAAGCTGCTCACTGAACATCAGAAGAAGCACATGGTGGACTTCCTGCCCTATCATGACTGTGATgctcccacacacactactgctgACCTGGAGTGTCTGGTGAAGCTGCAGGCACAGCACACGCAACACCGGCACCTCATCTTCCTCACAG AGCGATGTTTAGATCTGTTCCCTCAACATCCCAGAAGTGGAATTGTAGTTGCCAGCATCAACGACGTCCTCCAGAGTTTCACCAGCCTCACTGGTTTTCACGACGTTGAAAAAAACTCGCCGCTTTTGGACAATCAGGTCTCTCATACGTCGG ATTTAAAGGATCACCCTGAGCACACACCTTTGGGCTCAGAAGATTTCGTGTCAACAAAGGGACCGGGCTCCTCCAGATTCACAGATCAGAATCAAGTTTTTCTTCCATCAGACTCCAGCCAGCCTGCTCATGCCGACCTTCAGGAACTGGACTTTGAAGCTCTTAAGTCCACCATTTTCCAGTTCAAAGCCACCCGCACTAGCAGGATGCATCCACCCACTGAGGCTGATGATGATGGAGACACTCCAAGTGCTTTCAATGTTGATACCAAACAGAGTTTCCTTGATTCTGGGTTGCGGGTGTCCTCCAGCCTTCCCCAAGTCAAAGCCCAGCCCTCTCAGGAAAACCGGGAAAACTCCACTTTCCAGACTGGCCAGGAGGACATCACTACCTCAGTCAATGGCCAGTTGGCCACCACCAATAGGGAGACCCAAGCAGGTGGACTGAGTGACTTTTCTGACACCTCCTGTCCTTTACAGGGCCAAACTGTCACCAGCACTCAGCAAAGTCCAGTTGCCCATTTTCCCCTCAGGATGGACAGTGTGAAGAGTGAAGGAAAGAGCGATGACACACCGCAAATCAGTTATACAGTCCCAGAAAAGAGGGGGGATACCACCACGACCCCTGAAAATTCCACAGCTACTGGCACTGGACATAAAGAGTCAGTGTCTACAACATCTGAGATGGAAAGTGAGGAGACTCCCACTTCTGCTTGCCTTGAGACCCATGCTCAGAACTTCTCCACCGTGGAGGCCCATTTTGGGTATCCGTGGGCAACTACACCTTTAAGCTTTACAATGCGGGGTGGGAATGCACTGCAGAGCCATGGCTTGTTACCAGCGGTTCAAGGCCCCATGGACTTTGCCACTCAAGCCCTTGGACCTAACGTTAGCAACACAACATCGGCCATGGGCCTCCAAAATCTGATGGGTGGGGTTGTGACGCATAGTGGACTCCATGGATTTCTGCCAAACAGCAATGTGCCTGCGGCCTGGGACCATTTTCCTCAGGGGGGTGATGTGGCCAACATGTGGGGTGTCCAGAGAGCACGGTTCATGCATGGCTTCACCTGGAGGACTGGTTTTTCCTCACAGGGAAATGGTTTCAGACATTTCAGAGGAGCCTTTGGTGGCTGGTGA